One Thermoanaerobacter kivui genomic window, TTATTCCGAGATGGTCCCTGGCAATAAAAAGCCTATTTTGCACTTCATCCCATATTGCAAAAGCAAATATTCCATTAAATTTTTTAACACATAAAGGACCCCATTCTATATAAGATGTCAAAATAATTTCAGTATCTGAACGGGTTTTAAAAATATATCCCAAGGATATGAGTTCATTTTTTAATTCATCCATATTGTAGAGTTCTCCATTATGGATAATGACAAAATTTTTTTCACCATATTTTTTTATCATTGGTTGACTACCGCCTTGTGGATCTATTACAATTAATCGACGATGGCCTAAAGCACAATGTTTTGACAACCATATTCCAGAGCCGTCAGGTCCTCTTTTTTTAAGAGTGTCTGTCATTTTTTCGATTACTTCATTTTGAAGTGACAAGTCCATATTAAAGTTAACCCATCCCGTTATTCCACACATAAAAATCCTCCTAAAATTTAAATCTATAAGTAAATATATTCTCTTTTTTTGCCATTGATACATGTTATAATTTTCTAATGAACTTTTAATTTTTACATGATATAATAAAAACATAAATGTTTTAGGAGGATGCGGCTTATATGGAGAAAGTGATAAAAGAGCATTATTACGAAGAAAACGACATTGCTGAAAGAATAAAGCTTTTAAAAAAGAAATTAAATGAATGCAATATAGAGCTTCCCAAAGCTTTAGAGCTGAGCCGTGAATTAGACGAATTGATTGTTATGTACATGAAAAGAGAAAAACAAGTAAAACAGGTAAAATAAAGTGCTGTTTTACTTGTTTTTCTTTTTGCGTGAAAATTACATAAAAAACTTTAAACTTTTTAAAATATATGTCGATATTTATAATAGCAAAAAGGGAAGTTGTTACAAATGATAAATTTTTATTCCAGGAGGTAATAACGGCATGTTG contains:
- a CDS encoding Spo0E family sporulation regulatory protein-aspartic acid phosphatase, with product MEKVIKEHYYEENDIAERIKLLKKKLNECNIELPKALELSRELDELIVMYMKREKQVKQVK